A stretch of the Thiomicrorhabdus indica genome encodes the following:
- the rpsK gene encoding 30S ribosomal protein S11: MAKANSRVKKKVKQVVNDGIAHVHASFNNTIITITDRQGNALCWATSGGSGFRGSRKSTPFAAQVAAERAGQMAHDYGVKNLEVMVKGPGPGRDSAVRGLNSAGFKITAINDVTPIPHNGCRPPKKRRV; encoded by the coding sequence ATGGCAAAAGCAAATTCGCGTGTTAAAAAGAAAGTAAAACAGGTTGTTAATGATGGTATCGCTCACGTTCACGCGAGCTTTAACAACACAATCATTACAATTACTGATCGTCAAGGTAACGCACTATGCTGGGCAACTTCTGGTGGTAGCGGATTCCGTGGTTCTCGTAAGAGTACTCCATTCGCTGCGCAGGTTGCTGCAGAACGAGCTGGTCAAATGGCTCACGACTACGGTGTTAAGAACTTAGAAGTTATGGTTAAAGGTCCAGGGCCTGGCCGTGATTCAGCAGTTCGTGGTTTAAACAGTGCAGGTTTCAAGATTACAGCGATTAACGATGTAACTCCGATTCCTCACAACGGTTGCCGTCCACCTAAGAAACGTCGCGTTTAA
- the rpsD gene encoding 30S ribosomal protein S4, whose amino-acid sequence MARYIGPKCKLARREGTDLFLKSGVRSIESKCKIDQLPGVHGAGRKRVTEYGLQLREKQKVRRMYGVLEKKFRLYYKEADRRKGSTGVNLLQILESRLDNVVYRMGFASTRAEARQLVSHKAILVNGEVVNVPSYEIAAGDVVSIREKARNQSRIATALELSGQRGAVNWVEVNTSNFEGTFKNVPDRSDLSADIQENLIVELYSK is encoded by the coding sequence ATGGCTAGATATATTGGTCCAAAGTGTAAACTTGCTCGTCGTGAAGGTACCGATCTATTTTTGAAAAGCGGTGTTCGTAGCATCGAATCAAAATGTAAGATTGACCAGCTACCAGGTGTACACGGTGCAGGTCGTAAGCGTGTAACCGAGTATGGTTTACAGCTTCGTGAAAAGCAAAAAGTTCGTCGTATGTACGGCGTTCTAGAAAAGAAATTCCGTCTTTATTATAAAGAAGCAGATCGTCGTAAAGGTTCTACTGGTGTAAACCTTCTTCAGATTCTTGAAAGCCGCCTAGATAACGTTGTTTATCGTATGGGCTTCGCTTCTACTCGTGCTGAAGCGCGTCAATTGGTTTCACACAAAGCTATCTTAGTAAATGGAGAAGTTGTAAACGTTCCATCTTATGAGATTGCTGCTGGTGATGTTGTTTCTATTCGTGAGAAAGCACGTAACCAAAGCCGTATCGCTACTGCTCTAGAACTTAGCGGTCAGCGTGGTGCGGTTAATTGGGTTGAAGTAAACACGTCTAACTTTGAAGGAACTTTTAAAAATGTTCCTGATCGTTCTGACTTGTCTGCGGACATTCAAGAAAACTTGATTGTAGAGCTTTATTCTAAGTAA
- a CDS encoding DNA-directed RNA polymerase subunit alpha, with product MQEMLEQLLTPRMVDIQRTSAFRSRVTLEPLERGFGHTLGNALRRILLSSMPGAAITEAQIDGVLHEYSSIEGVREDVLEILLNLKEVAVKLNASDKAELTLNKKGPAVVRASDIQLSHDVEIANPDLVIAHVSEGAELNMTLRVEKGMGYRASNTDNDSHVGILRLDASFSPVHTISYEVQNARVEQRTDLDKLIIDIVTDGTLDPEDAIKQAATVLHYQLNAFVDLKHKEVAAPEEEENEFDPIFLQPVDDLELTVRSANCLKAEQIYYIGDLVQRAEPHLLKTPNLGKKSLQEIKDVLAQRGLSLGTKLENWPPASLVSKDPA from the coding sequence ATGCAAGAGATGTTAGAACAGTTGTTAACACCACGTATGGTTGACATTCAACGTACTAGCGCCTTCCGCAGCCGTGTGACTTTAGAGCCACTAGAACGTGGTTTTGGTCACACGCTTGGGAATGCGTTGCGTCGTATCCTTTTGTCATCAATGCCTGGTGCTGCGATTACAGAAGCCCAAATTGATGGTGTTTTACATGAATACTCATCGATTGAAGGTGTAAGAGAAGATGTTCTTGAAATTCTTCTTAACCTTAAAGAGGTGGCGGTCAAATTAAATGCTTCAGATAAAGCTGAATTGACTCTAAACAAAAAAGGTCCTGCAGTTGTTCGTGCTTCTGATATTCAGTTAAGTCACGATGTTGAAATTGCCAACCCTGATCTTGTGATTGCACATGTTTCAGAGGGTGCGGAACTAAACATGACTCTTCGTGTTGAGAAGGGTATGGGTTACCGTGCTTCAAATACTGACAATGATTCTCACGTTGGTATTTTACGTTTAGATGCAAGTTTCAGTCCTGTTCATACAATTAGTTATGAAGTTCAGAACGCTCGTGTTGAACAGCGTACTGACCTTGATAAATTGATCATTGACATTGTCACTGATGGTACTTTGGATCCTGAAGATGCCATCAAACAAGCAGCAACTGTTCTGCACTATCAACTAAATGCGTTTGTTGATCTTAAGCATAAAGAAGTTGCCGCTCCGGAAGAAGAAGAGAATGAGTTTGATCCTATCTTCTTACAACCGGTTGATGATCTAGAACTAACGGTTCGTTCAGCAAACTGTCTGAAAGCAGAACAAATTTACTACATTGGTGATTTGGTACAGCGTGCAGAGCCACACTTATTGAAAACACCAAACTTAGGTAAAAAATCTCTACAAGAAATCAAAGATGTTCTTGCGCAAAGAGGTCTTAGCCTAGGTACCAAACTTGAAAACTGGCCACCAGCTAGTCTGGTAAGTAAAGATCCAGCTTAA
- the rplQ gene encoding 50S ribosomal protein L17 encodes MRHGKSGRKLNRNSAHRKAMFKNMSASLIEHEVIRTTVAKAKELRTVAEPLITLAKKDSVHNRRTAFARLGDKAAVGKLFSEIGPRYESRPGGYIRILKCGFRPGDNAPMAIVELVDRPVADNADDSAE; translated from the coding sequence ATGCGTCATGGTAAATCAGGTCGTAAGTTAAATCGTAACAGTGCGCACCGTAAGGCAATGTTTAAAAACATGTCTGCTTCACTTATCGAACATGAAGTAATCCGTACTACGGTTGCTAAGGCTAAAGAACTTCGTACAGTTGCTGAGCCTTTGATTACGCTTGCTAAAAAAGACAGCGTACACAACCGCCGTACTGCCTTTGCTCGTTTAGGTGATAAAGCAGCAGTAGGTAAGTTATTCTCTGAGATTGGTCCTCGTTACGAATCTCGTCCAGGTGGTTATATCCGCATTCTAAAATGTGGTTTCCGTCCTGGTGATAACGCTCCTATGGCAATCGTTGAGTTAGTTGACCGTCCAGTTGCGGACAACGCTGACGATTCAGCTGAGTAA
- a CDS encoding TatD family hydrolase, with product MIDTHAHILDSQKDYPFYRPVNSYPILSMSTGPEQWPSNQRLSSYYPEVYYAVGVHPWFVSQTSLSTLDSMELFFADNKCLAVGEIGLDFSPKFKSSQALQREFFYHQCCIAEKFNRPVSIHAVKCHNEMFKILKAFNLSGVVHGLSASKEVCHQYLRLGFKIGINASVCRPMSKRIIEMVTDFPLSSFVVETDFPNISDSLDMNPIINEISQLSCRSKDEVIEKTTYNAEQIFKFGVK from the coding sequence ATGATTGATACCCACGCCCATATTTTAGATTCCCAAAAAGATTATCCTTTTTACCGGCCGGTAAATAGTTATCCAATACTCTCAATGTCAACAGGCCCTGAACAATGGCCTTCTAATCAGCGTTTATCAAGTTATTATCCTGAAGTTTATTATGCGGTTGGTGTTCATCCTTGGTTTGTTTCTCAAACAAGTTTATCTACCTTGGATTCGATGGAGCTTTTCTTTGCTGACAATAAATGTCTCGCAGTAGGCGAAATTGGTCTAGATTTTTCACCCAAATTTAAATCCAGCCAAGCATTACAACGAGAATTTTTTTATCACCAATGCTGTATTGCAGAAAAATTTAACCGGCCGGTATCAATTCATGCTGTTAAGTGTCATAACGAGATGTTTAAAATCCTAAAAGCATTTAACCTTAGTGGTGTTGTGCATGGTCTAAGTGCTTCCAAAGAAGTTTGTCATCAGTATTTGAGATTAGGTTTTAAGATTGGCATAAACGCCTCTGTATGTCGTCCTATGTCCAAGCGCATAATTGAAATGGTCACCGACTTTCCTCTTAGCTCTTTTGTTGTTGAAACAGATTTTCCGAATATTTCTGACTCTTTAGACATGAATCCTATTATCAATGAAATTTCACAACTAAGTTGCCGCTCTAAAGATGAGGTCATTGAGAAAACCACTTATAATGCAGAGCAAATTTTTAAGTTTGGGGTTAAGTGA
- a CDS encoding tRNA threonylcarbamoyladenosine dehydratase: MDALFERSLLVFGEAGITNLQNCHVLIAGVGGVGGFVAESLARAGVGTLTLIDHDTVNASNKNRQIIALDSTTGRYKVDVMQERISDINPNCKVITSKEFIRPEDMQDLLSQPFDYVVDAIDSLNCKVSLVATAKKLNRPVVSSMGAGRRIDPSKIKLADISKTHGCALARNMRQRLKKQGISKGVMTVFSEEIPMPPGPMEEIEGARGRVVNGTASYMPGIFGLMLAGFVIKQIAAATK, from the coding sequence ATGGATGCATTGTTTGAACGGAGTCTTTTGGTTTTTGGTGAAGCAGGAATTACCAACCTACAAAATTGTCATGTGTTAATTGCCGGTGTCGGTGGTGTGGGTGGTTTTGTTGCTGAATCACTCGCTCGAGCAGGAGTTGGCACTCTAACGTTGATCGACCATGACACAGTAAATGCATCTAATAAAAACCGCCAAATTATTGCTCTAGACTCTACTACCGGCCGGTATAAAGTCGATGTGATGCAAGAGCGTATTAGTGATATAAACCCCAATTGTAAGGTCATTACTTCGAAAGAGTTTATTCGTCCAGAAGACATGCAGGATTTGCTATCACAGCCTTTTGATTATGTTGTTGATGCCATTGATAGTTTAAACTGCAAGGTTTCCTTAGTGGCAACAGCAAAAAAACTTAACCGGCCGGTGGTTTCCAGTATGGGCGCAGGTCGTAGAATTGATCCTTCAAAAATCAAACTTGCCGATATTTCCAAAACCCATGGTTGTGCCTTGGCTCGCAATATGCGCCAACGTTTGAAAAAGCAGGGCATTTCAAAAGGTGTGATGACAGTTTTTTCTGAAGAAATCCCAATGCCGCCAGGCCCAATGGAAGAAATTGAGGGTGCGAGAGGCCGTGTCGTCAATGGGACAGCGAGCTATATGCCGGGTATTTTCGGTCTAATGCTAGCAGGTTTTGTTATTAAACAGATAGCTGCAGCAACAAAATGA
- a CDS encoding sensor histidine kinase: MKASLINVLLFVMTVFIHNVGHAQSTSHHQIPQFEVYIDQSKSLAIQDITQLNDDAFRPVAKAGYVGGYNRFHHWLKFTIQPSNDPNTPLMMRVSPTYLDAVSLYLPNAEGGFRVLRSGDTIETQVTQSDRALLFELGVMSEPTTAYIEFHTINTHTLVADIYSPDNYRHALLVDYALSGIFIGLLVALIFINLGYGQWRSDASFRNYLLFIFASLLVFIAVHGWVQYFLPDSWRGWANYLPQLTTLIYLWVLNSVHRALFEFDRQATPMYFWVSKLYQVTIVIGLLSLMFDFYIEYMPIFMKITLVYLLLIVFYAFYLTLRKIEEGGWLFLASIFGLTGIFGTVLSLSGLVSGGAILMYSYTAGTLGSIIVFQTIMSRRIRKIEQDRVTAVLDKEHAQMLAEKEKTDKEQKAQFLSMLSHELKTPLSVISMGLHRPTMSDRSRQHLLQAVSDMSMVIDRCAVLEKVDDQIHSESKPVEIVSLLKQVMESFQSQRIEFVECDGQLVINSDEDWLRVIFINLIDNALKYSPKDQTIQVMLSTTDDKDKVCVQVTNPTQEALPEADEIFTKYYRAKTAHKQTGSGLGLYIVKRLTDQLQAQISYRPVEKYTAGDDYDLVEMRLCLKKV, translated from the coding sequence ATGAAAGCGTCGTTGATTAACGTACTTTTGTTTGTAATGACTGTTTTTATTCACAATGTAGGTCATGCACAAAGTACATCTCATCATCAAATTCCCCAGTTTGAAGTCTATATTGATCAAAGCAAGTCACTAGCTATTCAAGACATTACTCAATTGAATGATGATGCCTTTAGGCCAGTTGCAAAAGCTGGCTATGTTGGCGGCTATAACAGATTTCATCACTGGTTAAAATTTACTATTCAGCCCTCAAATGATCCAAATACGCCTTTAATGATGCGGGTTAGCCCAACTTATTTAGATGCGGTGAGTTTGTATTTACCCAATGCGGAAGGCGGTTTTAGAGTTTTGCGTTCTGGCGATACGATTGAAACACAGGTAACTCAGTCTGATCGTGCACTGTTATTTGAGCTAGGTGTGATGAGCGAACCGACAACCGCCTATATTGAGTTTCATACCATTAACACTCACACCTTAGTCGCGGATATTTATTCTCCTGACAATTATCGTCATGCCTTGCTTGTCGATTATGCTTTGTCAGGGATTTTTATCGGTTTGCTCGTCGCACTGATTTTTATCAATCTTGGCTATGGACAGTGGAGATCGGATGCAAGTTTCCGTAACTATCTATTATTTATTTTTGCGTCGTTATTGGTATTCATTGCCGTACATGGTTGGGTGCAGTACTTCCTGCCCGACTCATGGCGAGGCTGGGCTAATTATCTACCACAACTGACGACCTTGATTTATCTTTGGGTATTAAATTCGGTACACCGCGCTCTTTTTGAATTTGATCGACAGGCAACCCCAATGTATTTTTGGGTTTCTAAACTTTACCAAGTCACTATTGTGATTGGCTTGCTTTCATTGATGTTTGATTTCTATATTGAGTATATGCCAATCTTTATGAAAATCACTTTGGTGTATTTGTTGTTGATTGTATTTTATGCGTTTTATCTAACACTAAGAAAAATAGAAGAAGGTGGATGGTTATTTTTAGCCTCTATTTTTGGATTAACGGGGATTTTTGGCACGGTATTATCATTGAGCGGACTCGTGTCCGGTGGTGCGATTTTAATGTATTCCTACACGGCTGGGACTTTAGGAAGTATTATCGTTTTTCAAACCATTATGAGTCGACGGATTCGTAAAATCGAACAAGATCGAGTGACCGCTGTGCTGGATAAAGAGCACGCACAAATGCTTGCAGAAAAAGAAAAGACCGATAAAGAACAAAAAGCGCAATTTCTCAGTATGCTGTCACATGAGTTAAAAACCCCGTTATCAGTGATCAGTATGGGATTACATCGCCCGACTATGTCAGATCGTTCTCGACAGCACTTACTACAAGCCGTAAGTGATATGAGCATGGTGATTGATCGCTGTGCGGTGTTAGAAAAAGTGGATGATCAAATTCATTCAGAATCAAAACCCGTTGAAATCGTGTCTTTGCTCAAGCAGGTGATGGAAAGTTTTCAATCACAGCGTATTGAATTTGTTGAGTGTGACGGTCAACTTGTCATTAATTCTGATGAAGATTGGTTAAGAGTGATTTTTATCAACCTCATCGACAATGCCTTAAAATACAGCCCGAAAGATCAAACCATTCAAGTTATGCTGTCTACAACTGATGATAAAGATAAAGTCTGTGTTCAAGTGACCAATCCAACGCAAGAAGCCTTGCCTGAAGCCGATGAGATTTTTACAAAGTACTACCGTGCGAAAACCGCCCATAAACAAACCGGTTCAGGTTTGGGGTTGTATATAGTCAAACGTTTGACTGACCAATTGCAGGCGCAGATTTCTTACCGGCCGGTCGAAAAGTACACGGCAGGTGATGACTACGACCTAGTAGAAATGCGATTATGTCTGAAAAAAGTTTAA
- a CDS encoding response regulator transcription factor, with translation MSEKSLNLLLVEDHLALREVLAESLVDFGYQVRAFESAEDALVDELAESCHIAILDVNLPGEDGLYLANQLRLKNPRIGIIFLTVRNQVADRLSGYEAGADLYLPKPISPDELHAAIKALSRRLPIDANIDVFFNLFSSELSNAQNDSVILSDEESRLLIALSQAAKQQLEFWELAESLGLDVENINLRTTLEKRISRLRKKLTQINQSSTSIKSIRGVGYQLTLSIKLQ, from the coding sequence ATGTCTGAAAAAAGTTTAAATCTACTCTTGGTGGAAGATCATTTGGCGTTGCGCGAAGTGCTCGCAGAGTCATTGGTGGACTTTGGCTATCAGGTTAGAGCCTTTGAGTCCGCAGAAGACGCCTTGGTTGATGAGCTGGCTGAGTCTTGCCACATTGCGATTTTAGATGTGAATTTACCGGGTGAAGATGGCCTGTATCTAGCCAATCAGTTGCGTTTGAAAAACCCAAGAATCGGCATTATTTTTCTCACCGTCCGAAATCAAGTCGCCGATCGATTATCCGGCTATGAAGCCGGAGCGGACCTTTACCTACCCAAACCGATTTCGCCAGACGAACTCCATGCAGCGATAAAGGCTTTGTCTCGACGTTTGCCGATTGATGCAAACATCGATGTCTTCTTTAATCTCTTTTCATCTGAGCTGAGTAACGCGCAAAACGATTCAGTGATCTTATCCGATGAGGAAAGCCGGTTGTTGATTGCACTTTCACAAGCCGCAAAGCAACAACTGGAGTTTTGGGAGTTGGCAGAAAGTCTTGGACTTGACGTAGAGAATATTAATTTACGCACTACCCTCGAAAAACGCATCTCACGACTGCGTAAAAAATTAACTCAAATCAACCAATCTTCAACTTCGATAAAATCCATTCGTGGCGTGGGTTATCAACTCACCCTTTCAATCAAACTCCAATAA